Proteins from a genomic interval of Thermodesulfobacteriota bacterium:
- a CDS encoding lasso peptide biosynthesis B2 protein, whose protein sequence is MSGKQSSLDKMRKSFKSFEDVTLFVQIFLLISILPLLIKFLSIQKLLKLLTPKEVKSYQNQERAKEMVVKYTDYILGRNYWMYKKICLKRSLILYHFLKKLGMNVRICFGVKLPDGKIKSKLEGHAWLVYQGDIFLERDVEMTKSYKITYCFPEMSEQIA, encoded by the coding sequence ATGAGTGGCAAGCAAAGCTCATTGGACAAAATGAGGAAAAGTTTCAAATCATTCGAAGATGTTACATTATTTGTTCAAATCTTTCTATTGATATCGATTCTACCTCTCCTGATAAAGTTCCTGTCTATTCAAAAACTTCTCAAGTTACTCACACCAAAAGAGGTAAAATCTTATCAAAATCAAGAGAGAGCCAAGGAAATGGTGGTGAAGTATACGGATTACATACTTGGTCGTAACTACTGGATGTACAAAAAGATTTGTCTCAAAAGATCTTTGATTCTCTATCACTTCTTGAAGAAATTAGGAATGAACGTCAGAATATGCTTCGGTGTAAAATTACCAGACGGGAAGATAAAAAGTAAACTAGAAGGACATGCTTGGCTCGTATATCAAGGCGATATCTTTCTGGAGAGGGATGTAGAAATGACTAAATCATACAAGATAACCTACTGCTTCCCGGAAATGAGTGAACAAATTGCTTAG
- a CDS encoding response regulator, protein MRKRRIMIVEDEQLVARDIKNRLEQLGYSVVTTVSSGKDAIQKASEVKPDLVLMDIVLKGNMDGIEAAKKIRERFNIPIIYLTAYADLSRLERAKMTEPVGYIIKPFQHKDLRFSIEIALSKHEKEKKLWQECRLLFSMLKNMSDGVIITNDNSLVTFMNPSAEVLTGCTAEEAFGKHLGEFFKTSLEVTGEDEAKHTSVVTKGGRESLIGLRSSLVRDEDGNSLGTVLVLREVFSFEPGVDKPHKMVTVDKTGVKSIKLMVASPYALIKDVIEGIIENQTDVEMVAHALNHSDVVPILGRKKPDVLFLDTDIANLNIMEMLELIREKRPQTKILLFFHNLDEELVLNGLHLGVRGYMAYESSIELLPKAAKALSRDELWMDANVMTKILNSLVPLGKFKRSLNDKLTKKEKEIVQLVLEGLSNRQISDKLFMSENTVKNHLAKIFSKLQVGNRFELVLRLSSRR, encoded by the coding sequence ATGAGAAAAAGAAGAATAATGATAGTAGAAGACGAACAACTTGTAGCCAGGGATATAAAGAACAGGTTGGAACAGTTGGGCTATTCCGTAGTTACTACAGTTTCTTCTGGAAAAGATGCTATCCAAAAAGCTTCGGAGGTAAAACCAGATTTAGTACTGATGGATATTGTTTTAAAGGGTAATATGGACGGTATAGAGGCCGCAAAAAAGATCCGCGAACGATTCAACATACCAATAATATATCTCACTGCATATGCGGACCTGAGTAGACTGGAACGGGCAAAGATGACCGAGCCAGTCGGCTATATAATTAAACCTTTTCAACATAAAGATTTGCGTTTCTCGATTGAGATAGCACTTTCTAAACATGAGAAGGAAAAGAAGTTATGGCAGGAGTGTAGGCTGCTTTTTTCCATGCTTAAGAACATGAGCGACGGAGTAATCATTACTAATGACAATAGCCTTGTAACTTTCATGAATCCTTCGGCTGAGGTTCTCACGGGCTGTACGGCGGAAGAAGCTTTCGGTAAACATTTAGGTGAATTTTTTAAAACGAGTTTAGAAGTAACCGGAGAGGATGAGGCAAAACATACCTCGGTGGTAACTAAAGGCGGAAGAGAAAGCCTTATCGGCTTGAGGTCCTCTCTAGTCCGTGATGAAGATGGCAACAGCTTGGGTACTGTCTTAGTTTTACGTGAAGTTTTTAGCTTCGAGCCAGGTGTGGATAAACCGCATAAAATGGTCACTGTTGATAAGACGGGGGTGAAAAGCATCAAGTTGATGGTGGCCAGTCCCTATGCTTTGATTAAAGATGTAATAGAGGGAATAATCGAGAATCAAACGGACGTCGAGATGGTAGCTCATGCTTTAAACCATTCTGATGTCGTCCCAATTTTGGGCCGAAAGAAACCCGACGTTTTGTTCCTAGACACAGACATAGCCAACTTGAACATTATGGAGATGCTCGAATTAATCAGAGAAAAACGTCCTCAGACAAAGATACTCCTTTTTTTTCATAATTTAGATGAAGAATTAGTCCTGAATGGGCTACATTTAGGGGTTCGAGGGTATATGGCATATGAGTCTAGTATAGAGCTCCTTCCTAAGGCGGCTAAGGCCTTAAGTAGAGACGAACTCTGGATGGATGCAAATGTCATGACTAAAATATTGAATAGTCTTGTGCCCTTGGGAAAATTCAAGCGGTCATTGAATGATAAACTTACCAAGAAAGAAAAGGAGATAGTGCAGCTTGTCTTAGAAGGTCTAAGCAATAGGCAAATTTCTGATAAGTTGTTTATGAGTGAAAATACAGTGAAGAACCATCTGGCTAAAATATTCTCTAAACTCCAAGTGGGTAATAGATTCGAGCTAGTTCTTCGCCTAAGCTCCCGGCGCTGA
- a CDS encoding PqqD family protein, with product MDNLKTYQKNPSVVCTELDDGAILLNLDTKYYYNLNETGLRIWQILDEVGTPLQIAKKLASEYEIDYEVVRTSVVRLISQLESEGLVIEKYCVD from the coding sequence ATGGATAATCTTAAAACCTACCAGAAAAACCCATCTGTAGTATGTACCGAGCTGGACGATGGCGCAATTCTTTTGAACCTAGATACTAAATATTATTACAACTTGAATGAAACTGGGCTAAGGATTTGGCAGATCCTGGATGAAGTAGGAACCCCACTGCAGATTGCAAAAAAGCTGGCTTCCGAATATGAAATAGATTACGAAGTGGTAAGAACAAGTGTTGTCAGGCTGATAAGTCAATTAGAATCAGAAGGATTGGTTATAGAGAAGTATTGTGTTGATTAG
- a CDS encoding ABC transporter permease: protein MTFLEKPLAFLWRDLLEESSYKFAFVMQLFGIFTSTLGLYFLSKLLGDAGVSYLEPYGGDYFSFVLIGIAFYSYLAVSMQSLSGSIREGQVLGTLEALLITQTEIPTIILSSSLYSFVWASLRVLAYLLLGVFAFGLNIDGANIPGALLILALTIVSFSSLGIISASFIMVLKRGDPVSRIFTGLSSLFGGLYFPISVLPDWLQTISYLLPVTYALEAMRLSLLKGYALSELMPNILVLSIFAVTTLPLSIAIFAYAIKRAKRDGTLTQY from the coding sequence ATGACTTTCCTTGAAAAGCCACTGGCCTTTCTCTGGAGAGATTTGCTAGAGGAATCGAGCTACAAGTTTGCATTTGTAATGCAGCTTTTTGGGATATTTACCTCCACCTTGGGGCTTTATTTCCTTTCAAAGCTTCTCGGCGACGCTGGGGTATCATATCTTGAGCCTTATGGCGGCGACTATTTCTCATTCGTACTCATAGGAATTGCTTTTTACAGCTATCTGGCGGTGTCCATGCAGAGCCTTTCCGGCAGCATTAGAGAAGGACAGGTGCTCGGGACACTGGAAGCCCTCCTGATAACTCAGACGGAGATACCGACGATTATCCTTTCTTCATCCCTATACAGCTTCGTATGGGCATCACTTAGGGTCTTGGCGTACTTATTATTGGGAGTCTTCGCTTTTGGGCTTAATATCGATGGAGCAAACATACCCGGGGCTTTACTGATTCTGGCTCTGACTATCGTTTCTTTCAGCAGTCTTGGAATCATTTCGGCAAGTTTTATCATGGTACTAAAAAGAGGAGACCCGGTTAGTAGAATATTTACGGGCCTTTCTAGCTTGTTTGGAGGGCTTTATTTTCCTATCTCCGTCCTCCCCGACTGGTTACAGACAATTTCTTACCTCCTGCCCGTAACCTATGCTCTTGAGGCGATGAGATTATCCTTGCTTAAGGGATATGCCCTGAGCGAGCTAATGCCTAATATCTTAGTATTGTCTATTTTTGCCGTTACTACCCTACCCCTTAGTATAGCCATCTTTGCATATGCCATAAAAAGAGCGAAGAGAGATGGAACCCTCACTCAGTACTAA
- a CDS encoding GAF domain-containing protein, protein MRLKEGYNQDLDILAEVIRALNQASKLEEIYSIALGLATQLNSVQMVMIYLVNEEKRQAVLEAHKNVPRDYVRQASRIPFAEGLTWKAIRAGKVMYIEDILEEPDAADAFKGMGSRNLLGIPVRIEQKTIGLIWFISYTERKFDEDEIKVLSMVGDLLATAIAKAKQTEEFMERKKYLSILSEISQQLHKSVDLNQVFQTVLEIIRDLKFIDLLSIYLVEEYGDKKEAVLQIHLGYPAEYLERASRIPCGTGITWEVISKGEPHFYEDASASLAPTGPEDKALGARALLSIPIKLDGDSIGTVDFSRYEKNSFNRQELDFLLSLGNQIATAIAKAKIIEEMKRRREALRQSEERYKDLFENVPSGIYRTTPEGRILMANPALVQMLGYTSFEELVSRNLEEEGFDVNYPRSKFKELMEQKSEISGLESAWVKQDGSLVYVLESTRAVRGEDGMVLYYEGTVENITERKKAEDKLREREEQLRLLTDALPVCISYIDAQERYLFNNKAYEKWFGYPQEEITGKHMKEILGEDVYAKLKDKVETALSGRAINFDSVIPCNDVEARYVNVSYVPHFDDNGQVKGFYALILDITDRMRVEKALRESLNQLSKKNRYETIISSVAQSVHKSINLEEVLENAVEAMSKNIDKADIVGIYLVEGDKAVLRVHKGLTDSYISRAGIIQFPKGLTWKTIIGGKPIYCADVENDNFLGPAGRELGIKSYLSMPINFEGKTVGTMGINSFEKNAFNDEELNLLEIVVRQIEVAINNAKRVELLRRSEEALRKARDELEIRVQERTAQLATTNKALQAEIVDRRAAEYALRESLAQLSKKNRYEAIISTVTRSVHQSINLQEVLENAVEVMSGKIDRLDNVAIYLVEGQEAVLKAYRGFDDRYIKRAGRIAYPKGITWKTIMEGKPRYVSDVDKDTILGQAGRELGIKSYLSMPISFQGQTTGALILTSFEKNAFDEEELRLLEIVAQQIIAAINNARQAESLQESKEELEKRVRERTLELSRKNEELRKEILWRVQAEKALRVSEEKYRTLVEHTYDLIVETSIDGRFLYVSPKHKDALGYESNELIGTKVFEYIHPDDLPAVMGEFANAMETISSGSAVFRFKHKDGNWLWLESTGKPYRTEKGEIRGVIASRDITERKRVDEQIKESLREKEVLLKEIHHRVKNNLQVISSLINIQSQYTKSRKAIEMFNETQNRIRSMALIHEQLYQSNNMAMISFSEYVQNLLTNLFYSYDINPDAIKLKVNVNNIFLNIDTAIPCGLIINELVSNSMKHAFPRGRKGEIRVEMLAGNGVEGKSAHPCFTLIISDNGCSLPKDLDLRNTNSLGLQLVLDLVEQLGGIIEVDRDAGTSFKIKFEEL, encoded by the coding sequence TTGAGATTAAAAGAGGGCTATAACCAGGACTTAGATATATTAGCCGAGGTTATTAGGGCGCTTAATCAAGCAAGTAAACTTGAGGAGATCTACTCAATTGCTTTGGGATTGGCTACTCAACTAAATAGTGTACAAATGGTCATGATCTACTTGGTTAACGAAGAAAAAAGACAAGCCGTGCTCGAAGCCCATAAAAATGTTCCACGAGACTACGTCAGACAAGCGAGCAGAATTCCTTTTGCTGAAGGTTTAACCTGGAAGGCGATCCGAGCAGGAAAGGTTATGTATATCGAAGATATTCTGGAGGAGCCCGATGCTGCGGATGCGTTTAAAGGTATGGGAAGCCGCAATCTTCTGGGAATCCCTGTCCGCATCGAGCAAAAGACCATTGGTCTAATATGGTTCATCAGTTATACAGAACGTAAATTTGATGAAGATGAGATAAAAGTGCTCTCTATGGTTGGGGACCTGCTGGCTACAGCCATAGCCAAGGCAAAACAAACTGAAGAGTTTATGGAGAGAAAGAAATATCTATCGATATTGAGCGAGATATCCCAGCAACTCCATAAATCCGTTGATTTGAACCAGGTGTTCCAGACTGTATTGGAAATCATCCGAGATTTGAAGTTCATAGACCTTTTATCAATATATTTGGTTGAAGAGTATGGGGACAAAAAGGAGGCCGTATTACAAATTCATCTGGGATATCCCGCGGAGTATTTAGAAAGAGCTTCCAGAATCCCCTGCGGAACAGGAATCACCTGGGAAGTGATTAGTAAAGGTGAGCCGCATTTTTATGAAGATGCCTCAGCTTCATTGGCTCCCACAGGCCCAGAGGATAAAGCTCTGGGGGCTCGTGCGTTACTATCCATACCGATTAAATTGGACGGTGATAGTATAGGGACAGTTGATTTTTCACGATATGAGAAGAACTCTTTTAATCGTCAGGAGTTGGATTTTCTCCTATCTCTCGGTAATCAAATAGCAACGGCGATAGCGAAGGCAAAGATAATCGAGGAGATGAAAAGGCGAAGAGAGGCACTCAGACAAAGTGAAGAACGTTACAAAGATTTGTTCGAGAATGTCCCTTCAGGAATTTACCGCACCACGCCCGAAGGAAGGATTCTGATGGCAAACCCCGCTTTAGTTCAAATGCTGGGATATACTTCTTTTGAAGAGTTGGTCTCACGTAATTTAGAGGAGGAAGGATTCGACGTTAATTACCCACGGAGTAAGTTTAAGGAGTTAATGGAGCAGAAAAGCGAAATAAGTGGGTTGGAATCGGCTTGGGTAAAGCAGGATGGCTCTCTTGTTTATGTCCTTGAGAGCACAAGAGCGGTTCGGGGAGAAGACGGGATGGTCTTGTACTACGAGGGAACTGTGGAGAACATAACCGAGCGTAAAAAGGCGGAGGATAAATTGCGAGAAAGAGAAGAGCAGTTGCGTCTTCTGACCGATGCTCTTCCGGTTTGTATTTCCTATATTGACGCACAGGAACGTTATCTTTTCAACAACAAAGCATATGAAAAATGGTTCGGATACCCGCAAGAAGAAATAACCGGAAAGCATATGAAAGAAATTTTAGGAGAGGATGTATACGCTAAACTTAAGGACAAGGTTGAAACTGCATTATCGGGTCGGGCAATAAACTTTGACAGCGTCATACCCTGCAATGATGTTGAGGCAAGGTACGTGAATGTTTCTTATGTACCTCATTTTGATGATAATGGGCAGGTGAAGGGGTTCTATGCGTTAATTCTAGATATCACCGATCGCATGCGGGTGGAGAAGGCACTTCGTGAAAGTCTTAACCAGTTGTCCAAGAAGAATCGATATGAAACTATTATTAGTTCTGTTGCTCAAAGTGTTCATAAGTCGATTAACCTAGAAGAAGTCCTGGAGAATGCTGTTGAGGCCATGAGCAAAAATATTGATAAAGCGGACATTGTTGGAATTTACCTGGTAGAGGGTGATAAAGCAGTTCTTAGAGTGCATAAAGGCCTAACCGATAGTTACATTAGCCGGGCCGGAATAATACAATTTCCAAAGGGGCTTACCTGGAAAACCATTATAGGAGGTAAGCCGATTTATTGTGCCGATGTGGAAAATGATAATTTTCTTGGCCCCGCCGGGAGGGAGCTAGGAATAAAGAGCTACTTATCTATGCCTATTAATTTTGAGGGCAAGACAGTCGGAACTATGGGTATAAATTCGTTCGAGAAAAACGCCTTCAACGATGAGGAATTGAATCTCCTTGAGATTGTAGTGAGGCAAATAGAGGTGGCAATAAATAATGCCAAACGGGTGGAGTTGCTACGCCGATCGGAGGAGGCACTACGTAAGGCCCGGGACGAGTTGGAGATTCGCGTTCAAGAGCGTACTGCTCAGCTGGCTACGACCAACAAAGCGCTTCAGGCGGAAATCGTCGATCGCAGGGCGGCTGAATATGCACTCAGAGAAAGTCTTGCCCAATTATCGAAGAAGAACCGTTACGAGGCTATTATCAGTACGGTGACTCGTAGCGTTCACCAGTCGATTAACCTTCAGGAGGTTCTGGAGAACGCGGTTGAGGTGATGAGTGGTAAGATAGACCGGCTTGATAATGTTGCAATCTACCTAGTCGAGGGACAAGAAGCGGTTTTGAAGGCCTATAGGGGATTCGACGACCGCTATATTAAGCGCGCTGGAAGAATTGCCTATCCAAAAGGTATTACTTGGAAGACTATAATGGAAGGTAAGCCTAGGTATGTTAGTGATGTAGATAAAGATACTATCCTTGGCCAAGCCGGAAGAGAACTAGGTATAAAAAGCTACTTGAGCATGCCGATCAGTTTTCAAGGACAGACGACAGGGGCCTTAATTCTAACCTCTTTCGAAAAAAACGCATTTGATGAGGAGGAATTGAGATTGCTGGAAATAGTAGCTCAGCAGATAATAGCCGCAATAAACAACGCTAGACAAGCAGAGTCGCTTCAAGAGTCAAAAGAGGAACTAGAAAAGCGCGTTCGGGAACGTACCTTGGAACTATCCCGGAAAAACGAGGAGCTTAGAAAGGAAATCCTCTGGCGGGTTCAGGCAGAGAAAGCTTTACGGGTTAGCGAAGAAAAATACCGCACCCTGGTGGAGCATACTTACGACCTTATAGTGGAAACTAGTATTGATGGTAGGTTTTTATATGTTAGTCCCAAACATAAAGATGCTTTAGGGTATGAGAGTAATGAACTAATTGGCACAAAGGTTTTTGAATATATACACCCGGACGACCTTCCCGCTGTCATGGGGGAATTTGCCAATGCAATGGAAACTATATCATCGGGAAGTGCGGTTTTCCGGTTCAAGCATAAAGATGGAAATTGGCTTTGGCTTGAAAGTACCGGCAAGCCATATCGGACAGAAAAAGGGGAAATTAGAGGGGTTATCGCTTCTAGGGACATAACCGAGCGTAAACGAGTGGATGAACAGATCAAGGAGTCTCTCAGGGAGAAAGAAGTGCTCCTAAAAGAGATTCACCATCGAGTAAAAAATAACCTGCAGGTTATCTCCAGTTTGATTAATATTCAATCTCAATATACAAAGAGCAGAAAGGCTATTGAAATGTTCAATGAAACTCAAAACCGCATCCGGTCAATGGCACTGATTCACGAACAATTGTACCAATCTAATAATATGGCCATGATCAGCTTCTCGGAATACGTCCAAAATCTGCTGACTAACTTATTCTACTCTTATGATATAAACCCGGATGCTATTAAATTAAAAGTTAATGTAAATAATATTTTCCTGAATATAGATACGGCAATTCCTTGTGGTTTGATAATCAATGAGCTAGTCTCGAATTCGATGAAGCACGCTTTTCCTAGGGGAAGGAAGGGTGAAATTCGTGTGGAAATGCTTGCCGGTAACGGTGTGGAAGGGAAATCAGCACATCCCTGTTTTACCCTGATTATCAGCGACAATGGATGTAGTTTGCCAAAAGATTTAGATTTGCGAAATACAAACTCACTGGGGTTGCAATTGGTGCTGGATCTGGTGGAGCAACTAGGGGGTATTATCGAAGTTGATAGAGATGCCGGAACTTCATTCAAAATTAAATTTGAGGAGCTGTAA
- a CDS encoding ABC transporter ATP-binding protein → MSYAIETHDLTKNFPVIKRYREMIVHPFRRKEITALQEVNIQVRKGELFGLLGPNGAGKTTLIKILCTLVLPTSGKAFVGGLDVTKEGRSIRRIIGYVISDERSFYWRLTGRQNLKFFAKLNNIPNSEADTRIDRVLEFLELADNAERMFKDYSTGMRQKLAIARGLLTNPEIIFMDEPTRSLDPITVQNLRTLVKDKIVGEEKKTVVFATHNLQEAQDICDRVGIIHKGQLKAVGSVEEIRRKLGTDKKYVMKLKALEYESLKKIISVSSVRKIRFMENGSHPDYIQIEVETADGDGSIPSLIKQIVDAGAKVYSLHEEETSLEELFSRVIDRGDRISGESIS, encoded by the coding sequence TTGTCCTATGCAATCGAAACACACGATCTAACAAAAAACTTTCCGGTAATAAAAAGATACCGTGAAATGATCGTGCATCCTTTCCGGAGAAAAGAAATTACCGCTCTCCAAGAAGTGAACATTCAAGTAAGAAAAGGTGAGTTGTTCGGTTTATTAGGACCGAATGGCGCCGGTAAGACTACACTCATAAAGATCCTTTGTACCCTGGTTCTGCCCACCTCCGGAAAAGCATTCGTAGGAGGTTTAGATGTCACAAAGGAGGGAAGAAGCATAAGAAGAATCATCGGATATGTCATAAGCGACGAGAGGAGTTTTTATTGGCGTCTTACCGGGAGGCAAAATCTGAAATTCTTCGCCAAGCTTAACAATATACCCAATAGTGAGGCGGACACTAGAATAGACAGAGTGCTCGAGTTTCTGGAGCTTGCTGACAATGCCGAAAGGATGTTCAAGGACTATTCCACCGGGATGAGGCAAAAATTAGCCATTGCTAGAGGGCTTCTAACAAACCCGGAGATTATTTTCATGGATGAGCCAACTAGAAGCCTGGACCCGATCACCGTACAGAATTTAAGAACCCTAGTGAAGGATAAAATAGTCGGAGAAGAAAAAAAGACTGTGGTTTTTGCCACCCATAACTTACAGGAAGCTCAGGACATTTGCGACCGGGTGGGAATAATTCATAAGGGGCAATTGAAAGCGGTCGGCTCTGTGGAAGAGATAAGGAGAAAACTGGGCACAGATAAAAAGTATGTGATGAAACTGAAGGCACTGGAATATGAATCGCTCAAAAAGATTATTAGCGTATCCTCGGTCAGAAAGATCAGGTTCATGGAAAATGGCTCTCATCCCGACTACATTCAAATTGAGGTTGAAACTGCAGACGGAGATGGAAGCATACCCAGTTTAATTAAACAAATTGTCGACGCCGGCGCTAAGGTCTATTCCCTTCATGAGGAAGAAACCTCCCTGGAAGAGCTTTTCTCAAGGGTTATAGACAGAGGCGACCGAATAAGTGGAGAATCAATATCATGA
- a CDS encoding nucleotidyltransferase family protein has product MNLSNEDRMLLYCGQTEISETTRSRIKALVSSPLNWDNLLDSAYWHGVAPLLYHNIKQMGEGNYIPPDLLNKLKNTYYENLAKNMYLYSELGKILEAFNQNGIKVIVLKGAALAEAVYGDIALRPMNDIDLMVKKEDLPTAEKIMSDLGYTFAGKELPEWYRENHFHVGYLSPDKSILVELHWHIARKSHPSRIAIIDSGLIEGFWERAKTSEIAGTKALVLCPEDLLLHLSLHFLKHRFMSNSFRGTFTNRNALIQLCDISQILKHYGNEINWTRLEQEADKHGIKNLVFSIIHIAEELGSGESVCHENSNGPNPENLDCELLELIHKKILAKEERIPAVFFQSLAADSYKLKVRILLDSLFPQPSVLARKYSLDPHSLKFYLYYLFRPLGVLIKHARLIRKFWGANKEIREEVILSKWINSRN; this is encoded by the coding sequence ATGAACCTATCAAATGAAGACAGGATGTTGCTCTATTGCGGCCAGACGGAGATTTCCGAAACTACGAGGAGTCGAATTAAAGCGCTCGTTAGCTCGCCACTGAACTGGGATAATCTCCTAGACTCCGCCTATTGGCATGGGGTTGCTCCCCTTCTTTACCATAATATTAAGCAAATGGGAGAGGGTAACTATATACCTCCAGATTTGTTGAATAAACTCAAGAACACATATTATGAAAATTTGGCCAAGAATATGTACTTATATTCTGAATTGGGGAAAATTCTGGAGGCGTTCAACCAGAATGGAATAAAAGTCATCGTACTAAAGGGTGCGGCTTTGGCCGAGGCTGTTTATGGAGACATCGCTCTAAGACCTATGAACGATATCGACCTTATGGTCAAGAAAGAGGACCTCCCTACCGCAGAGAAGATAATGTCAGATTTAGGTTATACCTTCGCTGGAAAAGAACTCCCTGAATGGTACAGAGAAAACCATTTTCATGTTGGATACCTAAGTCCAGATAAGTCTATACTGGTCGAACTCCATTGGCATATTGCCAGAAAATCTCATCCCTCTAGAATCGCCATCATCGACTCCGGCCTCATCGAAGGGTTCTGGGAAAGGGCGAAAACATCAGAGATTGCCGGGACTAAGGCATTAGTACTTTGCCCCGAGGATCTGCTTCTTCATCTTTCACTCCACTTTCTCAAGCATCGTTTCATGAGCAATAGTTTCAGGGGTACTTTTACGAATAGAAACGCGCTAATACAGCTATGCGACATCAGTCAAATCCTCAAGCATTATGGTAATGAAATCAACTGGACCAGGCTTGAGCAAGAAGCGGATAAGCACGGGATTAAGAACCTAGTCTTTTCCATTATCCATATTGCAGAAGAACTGGGGAGCGGTGAATCAGTCTGTCATGAAAATTCGAATGGCCCGAACCCGGAAAATCTTGATTGTGAACTACTCGAGCTAATACATAAAAAAATACTGGCCAAGGAAGAGCGCATACCGGCTGTTTTTTTCCAGTCTCTGGCCGCAGATAGTTATAAATTGAAAGTACGCATCCTCCTCGATAGCTTATTCCCCCAGCCGAGTGTCCTAGCAAGGAAATATTCCCTGGATCCGCACTCGCTCAAGTTCTACCTATACTATCTCTTCAGACCTCTCGGCGTATTAATAAAGCATGCTAGGCTAATCAGGAAATTCTGGGGGGCTAATAAAGAAATCAGGGAGGAAGTTATTCTCAGCAAGTGGATAAATTCGAGAAATTAA